Genomic segment of Rhodococcus rhodochrous:
GCATGAGCGCGAGGCGAGCGGCCGGAGCCATCTCGGTACTCGTCGCAGCCATGGTCACGTCCTCAGGTCTCGTTCCGCGCGCGGATCGTTCGGTCCGGTCGAGCATAGCCCGTTCCCGCGGCGGAGCCACACTCGGCGGGCCCGGCGCGCCCCGGTCGGCGCGCCGGACGCGAGGTCATCCGAGGCGGCGGGCGGAGATCTCGAAACCGGCCGCGCGGAGCCGTTCGCTGAGCACGTCCCCGAACGCCACCGCAGGGGTGAGGACACCGCCACCGGCGTGCAGGGCCGCGCCGCCGAGGGCGAGCGAGAGGGCGGACTCGGCGAGCATCACGGCCGTGGCCTTGTAACCCGGGTCGCCCTGCGCGGAGAACCGCGCGGTGTAGCGGGCGCCCGACTCGGTCGAGGCGTACAGGTCCACCGTGAAGTGACCGTTCTCGCGGGTCTTCTCCGACGGTCCCTCGCCGGGGGCGGGCAGGAGCTTGTCGAGGACGAACCGCGTGGGCGGGAACGACAGGCCGGCGGCGAGGGCGCCCGTCCCGAGTCCGACGAGCCCCGCGAGGACGGGGGAGAACGGCGAGGAGCCGACGCTCATCACTTCCCGGTAGCGGAAGCGGCGTCCGTAGGCCCAGTCGCGCAGCGCGTTGCTGCGTCGCACGATGCGGGTGTTGTAGGAGGCCATCACGAACGGGGCGAGCCGGCCCGAGACCTCCGGCGCGACGGACTTGCCGTCGACGAACGCGAAGTCGTTCTGGCGACCGAGATCGGGTTCCCGAGCCGGGGCGGGGGACAGCGAGTACGGGCGCGCGGCGATCTTCCGGGCGGTGGAATCCTTGCGGATCGCGTCGAGTTGTTGCCGGAGCGAATCGATGGTGCCGCCGCTCACGCCGCCGCGGAAGGATCGGAGCACGAAGGTCGTGTCGGTGAGCGGCAGGTTGCCGTCGGCCTCCGCGGCGCGGTAGAGCACGTGGACGCCGAGATCGGACGGGACCGAGTCGAATCCACACGAGTGGACGATGCGGGCGCCGGTGCGCCGGGCCACGTCGTCGAAGCGGTCGATGCTCTCGCGGTGGAAGAGCACCTCGCCGGTGAGGTCGACGTAGTCGGTGCCGGCCTCGGCGCACGCCTGCACGAGTGGCAGTCCGTACGCGGCGTAGGGACCGACCGTCGTGATCACGACGCGGGTGGATTCGGCGAGCGCGGCCAGCGAGGCGGGATCGTCGGCGTTCGCCTCGATCAGCCGCCAGTCGGTTCCGAGGTCGGCGGCGAGCTTCTCGAGTTTGGTGCGTGAACGTCCTGCGAGTCCGACGGCGACGCCGTCGGGGAGGTTCTCGGCGAGATAGGCGGCGGTGAGGCGCCCGACGAAGCCGGTGGCGCCATAGACGACGATGTCGAGATCCCGGGAGACAGTCATGTCCCCACCCTACTCAGGAGTAAGTCTCGGGGGCGACCTTCGTCACACGGACGCGGCGCCACAGCACCACCCACGAGACCAGCACGGCGAGGGCGGCGAGGACGCGGACCGCACCGAGTGCGGACTCCGGGTAGATCACTCCGGTGAGGTAGTGGTCGATGAATCCGCTCGGCGGCAGACCCTCCTGACCGGCCTCGTGGCGTGCCCAGTTCTCCACCGCGGTCAGTGGGCAGTCGAACCCCACGGCCACCGAGGCCGCTCCCCACACCACCGCGGCGACGTGAGCGACGATCGTGCGGGGCCACCGCCACGCGAGGAAACCACCGAACGCGACGTAGAGCACGAACAGCAGATGCACGAAGGCCGTGAGGTCGGCGACCACCCGGAACGCCATGTGCCCAGGGTAGAACGAACGGCCGCGGAACGGACAGGGTTGCCGGAGGGCAGGCGGCGTCTCAGCCGGCCTTGATGACGAGCACCGGTACCGACGACTCGGTGATCAGCCGCTGTACCGCTCGCTCGACGAGGAACTTGCCGGTCGCGGTGCGCCCGCGGCTGCCGATGACCACGCGTTCGGCGCCGCTGCGCGCGAGCAGTTCGACGGTCGTGCCGACCGGATCGCCGTCGTGGACGGCAGAGAGCAACTCCCAGCCGTCGGTGCCGGCCACCTGGCTCACCTGTGCCCGCACGCCCTCCACCTCGTCGGGCTCGTCGAGCGGGTGGAGCACCACCAGCGACTGCTGCCGGTCGGCGGCCTCCCGCACCGCGGCCTGCAGAGCGACCCGGCCTTCGGGGGTATCGGCGTGAACGACAGCGACAGTCATGACTCTCCTCGTGCGGGCCTGCGGGGACGTCCTCCATTATCGCCGTGACCGGGAGGGCGGGCCACGATCGACGGTGTGGAACCGGTCTCCCCTGGACCACGGCGCCCCCGGACCACGGCGCCCCCGGACCACGGCCACCCGGATCACGGCGTCCGGATCACCAGGGTGCCGGGCGGAAGTCCTTGAGGAAGCATCCGTACACGTCCGTGCCGGCCTCGCCCTGGACGATCGGGTCGTAGACGCGGGCGGCGCCGTCCACGAGATCGAGCGGGGCGTGGAATCCCTCCTCGGCCAGCCGCATCTTGGTGTGGTGCGGCCGTTCGTCGGTGATCCACCCGGTGTCGACGGCGGTCATGAGGATACCGTCGGTGAGCATCTCCTCGGCGCTGGTGCGGGTGAGCATGTTCAACGCGGCCTTGGCCATATTGGTGTGCGGATGCCCGGCGCCCTTGTAGCGGCGGCCTCCGAACTGCCCTTCCATCGCCGAGACGTTCACGACGTACTTGCGGCGGGCCGGGGACGCGGCGAGCGCGGGACGCAGGCGGTTGACGAGGATGAACGGCGCCACCGAGTTGCACAGCTGCACCTCGAGCAGTTCCAGCGGCTCGACCTCGCCGACGGTCTGCACCCAGCTGTTGGTGTGCACGAGATCCGGCAGCAGGCCGCCGGCGTCGACGGCGACCCCGGCGGCGACGCGCTCGGGTGTCGCCGACCCGGCCACCAGTGCCAGGGAGGTCAGCGAGTGTGCCGACAGTTCGGCCGGCAGCGATCCGGCGAGGGCGGCGGGGTGAGCGTCCGAGGGCTTGCCGAAGGTCAGGACCTCGGGGCGCGGACCGGCGGGCAACGGATCGGCTTCCGCCTCGGCCAGCGCCGAGTAGGCGCCGGGGGAGCGGCGCACCGTCTGCGCGGCGTTGTTGATGAGGATGTCCAGCGGACCCTGCGCGGCGACGTCGTCGGCGAGGGCGACCACCTGGGCGGGGTCACGCAGGTCGATGCCGACGATGCGCAGCCGGTGCAACCAGTCGCCGCTGTCCTCCATGGCGCTGAAGCGGCGGATCGCGTCGTTGGGGAACCGCGTGGTGACGGTGGTGTGCGCGCCGTCGCGCAGCAACCGCAGCGCGATGTACATGCCGATCTTGGCGCGACCACCGGTGAGCAGGGCGCGACGGCCCCGCAGGTCGGTGCGCGCATCGCGCTTGGCGTGGTTCTCCTCGGCGCAGGTCGGGCACAACTGGTGGTAGAAGGCGTCCACCTGCGTGTACTTGTCCTTGCAGATGTAGCAGTGCCGCGGCCTCAGCAGCGTTCCCGCGCTCGCACCGCGGGTCGCCGAGGCCAGCGGGAGTCCGGCGGTCTCGTCGTCGATGCGGGTGGGGGAGGCGGTGGCGGTCGCGGACAACACCTGACGATCGGCGTCGACGCGCTGCTTGCGGGCCTCGTTGCGGCGCAACCGCTTGAACTTCTTGAACATGTGCCCCACGGCGCGCTGCACGGTGATCGCGTCGGGATGTTCGGCGTCGAGACCCGCGGCCTGGTCGAGCACCCGCAAACAGGTGGCCAGATCGTCGGGGTCGATGCGGGTGAAGCCGTCGGTGGCGGGCTCGGCGGTGGTGTCGCTGTGGGGGTTCATCTGCCTTTTTCCGTGTGCTGCTGTGGTCCCGATCGTATCGGGCAGGATGATCGTGTCCGAATCACCACGGAAGTACCGGAGGAACGATGAGCCCGAGCTCACCCCTGTCCAAGAAGAAGTTCGCCGAACTGAGCCGCCCCCAGCAGGTTCTGGTGGTCCTGCTCGCAGCGGTGCAGTTGTCGCTCGCCGTCGCGGCGTGGGCCGATCTGGCGAGGCGACCGGCCGACAAGGTCAACGGCAGCAAGCTGCGCTGGGCGCTGACCATCGCGGTGAACTTCTTCGGCCCGATCCGTTACTTCCGCAAGGGCCGCCGGGACTGAGCGGTCCGCTCGCGCCGACCCCCGGACGAACCGAAGGCCCCGAACCGATATCGGTTCGGGGCCTTCGGGTTTCGGTGTGTCCGAGGGGGGACTTGAACCCCCACGTCCGTTAATAGGACACTAGCACCTCAAGCTAGCGCGTCTGCCATTCCGCCACTCGGACCGACGCCCACACGGGGCATGTCGGTAGAACCCGCTCCCGCGGGCGCTGAAGAAACAGTAGCGCATGGGGCGCCCGATCCCCAAAACGGCACTTCAGGCGCGCTCGTGACGTTCGGCGGGTCGGGCCTCACCCGGATCCGCTCGCTTCTTCGTCATCTGCTGCAGCAATTCGTTGGTTGTCAGGATGGTCGTGAGACATCCTGACAACCAACGCGGGGATCGGAGCGACACAGATGTCCGACCTCATGACCATCCCCGTAGGACGAACCCAACAAGGCCACCGCGCGTTCTCCATGGCCTACAAAATCGAGTTCTTGCGCCGATGGGACACCTGCGTCGAACGCGGCGCCAAGACCCGACTGCTGCGCGAGAACAATCTCGCCCAAGGCACCGTCCGCCGCTGGCTGCAGGCCCGCGATGAGGGACACTTGCAGAAGTCGATGGTCGAAGCAGCAGACAAAGCGAGGGACCGATTGGACAGTCGAGACCGCGCGGAGCTCGCCGAACTCCGCCGCGAAAACGAACGCCTCCGCGACAAAGTCGCCCAGAGCGACGCCGCCGTGGAGATCCTGGGAAAAGCATTCGAGCTCTTGCAGGGGATCCACAAGACCTCGACCGACGAGACCACCGAGATCCCGCCGGCATTGATGAGCGCACGCGAGTACGCGCTGTGGCTCGAGCGCAAAGCGTTGTCCTGACCGACATCGTCACCGAACTGACCGAGGCGGGAATGTCGGTCACCCGGGGATGTGCGCTCGTGGGGATCGCCCGGTCGAGCTATTACCGGCGGGCCCACCACTACCGGCACTATCGGCCGGTCACCGATCCGATCCCGCAGCGACAGCGGCAGCAACCAGCGGCACTGTCGCCGGCCGAGAAGGCCACCATCGTCGCGTTGATCCTCGCCGAGGAGAACGCGGATCAGTCTGTGTGTCAAATCTATTGGCGTTCGTTCGATGACGGATTGGTGGACTGCTCGGAGGTCACGTTCTATCGGGTGGCCCGGGCCGAGAAGCTCACCGGGGACCGGCGTCGCAGCCGCACCGGAGGACCGTCGACGCCCCGCTGCGCACCGGTCGTCGAGGCCATCGACGTCGGGGACCTGTGGTCGTGGGACATCACGACACTCAAGGGGCCCCGCACGCAGGACCAGTTTCGGTTGTATCTGGCAATCGATGTGTACTCACGGTTTCCGGTGGCGTGGCGCATCGAATACCACGAGGACAAGGCCAAGGCGGTAGAGATGTTCACCGAAGCGTTCACCGCGTTCGGGGCGCCGGGGGTGTTGCATGCCGACAACGGGGCATCGATGCGGTCGGGGTTGTTGCTCGATGCCCTCGCCGCGGCGGGGGTCGTGTCGTCGTTCTCCCGTCCGCGGGTCAGTGACGACAATCCCTTCTCGGAGTCATTGTTCAAGACCATCAAGTACGACCTGACATGTCCGGATCGGTTCGATGATATCGATCATGCTCGGCGGTGGACCGAAGACTTCATGAACCGGTATGCGCTCGAGCACCGGCACGCAGGGCTGGGGCGGTACACGCCGGTGTCGGTGTTCCTCGGCAGTGCCGCCGAGGAACACCGACGTCGGCAGGAGCGTCTCAACCGGATCCACGAAAAGTATCCGCATCGGTTCCGGCGTCGACCGGCAGCGCCGGCGTTACCGCAACCGACGGGAATCAACACACCTGATCTGTCTCAGACAGGTTGACAACTTCCGAATTGCCGCAGCGGATGACGAAAGTGGTAGCGGCTGTCGCCGGTTCGATCTTCTTCCGACAACGACGAAGGCCCCGAACATGATGTTCGGGGCCTTCGTCGTCTGTCTCGACTCAGAGTGTCCGAGGGGGGACTTGAACCCCCACGTCCGTTAATAGGACACTAGCACCTCAAGCTAGCGCGTCTGCCATTCCGCCACTCGGACCTGATGCTCACGCCCACTCGTCGTGGGCGCTGTGAAAGAGTAACCCACCGCGCCCACGGTCCCAAATCGCCACCTCCACCTGCGGTGATCCGAACTGTCGTGATGGCGGACCGGCGGTGGTAGACATACGGCCATGGCCATTGACACGCGCGCCCACCAGCCGTCCCGGGCGGAAGAGGAGGTCGTCGACCTCGTCTCCCGCCTCATCCGGTTCGACACCTCGAACACCGGCGAACCAACCACCACCCGCGGCGAACGCGAGTGCGCCGAATGGGTGGCCTCCGTGCTCGAAGAGGTCGGCTACGAGACGACCTACGTCGAATCCGGAGCGCCGGGCCGCGGCAACGTCTTCGCGCGTCTGCCCGGCTCCGACCCGAGCCGCGGTGCCCTCATGCTCCACGGCCACCTCGACGTCGTGCCGGCCGAAGCCGCGGACTGGAGCGTGCACCCGTTCTCCGGGGCCGTCGAGAACGGCTACGTGTGGGGGCGCGGCGCGGTCGACATGAAGGACATGGTCGGCATGATGATCGCCGTCGCCCGCTACTTCAAGGTCGAGGACATCGTGCCCCCGCGCGATCTGGTGTTCGCGTTCGTCGCCGACGAGGAGGCCGGAGGCAAGTTCGGTTCGCAGTGGCTGGTCGAACACCGGCCCGAGCTGTTCGAGGGCGTCACCGAGGCCGTGGGGGAGGTCGGCGGGTTCTCTCTGACCGTGCCGCGCCCCGACGGCACCGAACGTCGCCTGTACATGGTCGAGACGGCGGAGAAGGGCATGCGCTGGATGCGCCTGACCGCCATGGGCGTCGCCGGGCACGGCTCGTTCCTGCACGAGGACAACGCCGTCACCGTCCTCTCCCGCGCGGTGGCACGGCTCGGCTCCCACACCTTCCCGCTGGTCGTCAACGATTCCGTCGCGGAGTTCCTCTCCGTCGTGAGCGAGGAGACCGGCCTGGACTTCGACCCGGCCTCACCCGATCTCGAGGGGACGCTCGCCAAACTCGGGTCGATCGCCCGCATCGTGGGCGCGACCCTGCGCGACACCGCGAACCCTACGATGCTCGACGCCGGGTACAAGGCCAACGTCATCCCGCGCACCGCGCATGCCGTCGTCGACTGCCGCATCCTGCCGGGCCGGCTCGCCGAGTTCGAACGCACCGTCGACGAGCTGATCGGCCCGAACGTCACCCGCGAGTGGATCACCGGACTCGAGCCGTACGAGACCACCTTCGACGGCGACCTCGTCGACGCGATGAATGCCGCGATCCTCGCGCACGACCCGATCGGCCGGACCGTGCCGTACATGCTCTCGGCCGGCACCGACGCCAAGGCGTTCGCCAAGCTCGGCATCCGCTGCTTCGGTTTCGCGCCGCTGCAGTTGCCGCCCGACCTGGACTTCGCCGCGCTGTTCCACGGGGTCGACGAGCGTGTCCCCGTCGACGCACTGCGCTTCGGCACGCGGGTCATGGAACACTTCCTCATGCACGCCTAGAACACTCGAAACGTCACGAAAGGACCGGAATGGCTTTCGATTACGACCCGTACAAGTTCCTGCCCGAGCTGCCCACCTTCGAGGTGACCAGTGCGGACTTCGCCGAGGGCGAGGAATGGAAACTCCCGCAGGCCAGCGGTGCGTTCGGGATCCCCGGGGGCGGCGACGTCTCCCCGCAGCTGTCCTGGTCGGGTTTCCCTGCCGAGACGAAGAGCTTCGTCGTCACGGTGTTCGATCCGGACGCTCCGACGGCGTCGGGTTTCTGGCACTGGGCCGTCGCGAACATCCCGGCCTCGGTCACGGAACTGCCGGCGGGCGCGGGTAGCGCCGACTCGGACGCTCTTCCGGAGCAGGCCGTGACGCTGCGCCACGACGGCGGCGCCCACGGGTTCATCGGTGCCGCTCCGCCGGCCGGACACGGCTACCACCGCTACATCGTGGCAGTGCACGCACTCGACGTCGAGGTGCTCGAGGGTGTCACGCCCGAATCGAGCCCGGCCTTCCTCGGTTTCAACGTCTTCGGGCACGCCATCGCCCGCGGTCTGCTGACCGGCACCTACGAGGTGCGCTGACGGATCGTGACGGACGGGGCCCGGGTCGCATTCGACCCGGGCCCCGTCCGTTGCAGATCAGACCTGTGCCGTGGCGCCGACCGCGTCGGCGATGGAGCGGTAGCCGTGTGCGCGCAGCTTGCGGGCGATGCCCTTGTTGATGCGCCGCGCCCAGAACGGACCGCCGTAGATGAACCCGGTGTAGCCCTGGACCAGCGACGCGCCGGCGAGGATGCGCTCGAACGCCTGCTCCGGCGTCTCGATGCCACCCACCGAGACCAGGGTGAGTCGATCGCCGACCCGCGCGCGCAGTCGGCGCAGCACCCCGAGGGATCGCTCGGCGACCGGGGCGCCCGACAGGCCGCCCGCGCCGATCTCCTCGATGCGGCTCTGCGGGGTGTTCAACCCGTCGCGGCGGATGGTGGTGTTGGTGGCGACGATGCCGGCGAGGCCGAGTTCGAGCGCCAGGTCGGCCACCGCGTCGACGTCCTCGTCGGACAGATCCGGGGCGATCTTCACAAGCACGGGCACGGTGACGGTGTCCAGCACCGCGGCGAGGATCGGGCGCAGCGACTCGACGGCCTGCAGATCCCGCAGGCCCGGGGTGTTGGGGGAGGAGACGTTGACGACCACGAAATCGGCGAGCGGGCCGAGGAGGCGCGCGCTCTCGGTGTAGTCCTCGGCGGCCTGCTCGGCCGGCACGACCTTCGTCTTGCCGATGTTGGCGCCGATGGGAACGGTGCGGCGGCGCTGCCGGAGCCGGTTGGCGGCCTCCCCGGCGCCGTGGTTGTTGAAGCCCATCCGGTTCACGATCGCGCGGTCCTCGGGGAGGCGGAACAGTCGCGGCTGCGGATTGCCCGGCTGTGCCTGGGCGGTGACGGTGCCGATCTCGGCGAACCCGAAACCGAGCGGCCCCCACACGTCGACACCCGTCGCGTCCTTGTCGAAGCCGGCCGCCAGACCCACCGGGGTGGGGAACTGCACGCCGAAGACGGTGTTGCGGAGAATGGGGTCGTCGGTGACGAGCACCTTCGCGACCAGGGCGCGCAGCGGCCCGAAGCGTGTCGACCAGCGCATCGCGAGGAAGGCGAGATGGTGGGCTCGTTCCGGCGGCAACAGGAACATGAGCCGAAGAAGATAGCGGTACACGAACTACTCCCTGCAAGCCCGGTCCACGACGGTCCGGGATCTGTTAACAACCAACGGTGGGTTCGGGGACGTGATGAGCGGTCTTGCGGCGGCGCAGCAGCACCCGCCGGCTCCCGTCCGGATACAGACGCACCCGGGTGAGTTCCCAGCCGTGGAATTCGGCGGAGATCGCCAGACGCATCGACGCGCTCACCCGGGACACGTCCCGGGGCAGCTTGAGCGGCACGTATTCGTATTCGTCGTTGCTGGTGTCCCAACCGACAGGCATCCGGGTGAGCCGGCCGAGTCGCTCGTTCGCCATCACTGTCCTTCGATCGGGATCCGTTGCAGTCCGTCACCGGTTGCCGACGCGATCACCAGTGCCGCATCGGCCGGATCGACGGCGATCGAATTCGGTTGCCGCACCGTTGCGAAGCGGTGGCGTTCTCGCGGGATCCCGGTCGAAAGATCGTAGCCCACGACCTCGTTGCTGCCGGTCAGAGTCACCCAGATCAGGTCCCGCGTCTCGTCGTAGGTCACAGCGTACGGGGCGGGGCCGACGGGATAGCGCTGCCGCAGGACGATCGCGTCGAGGGTGTAGACGAGCAGTTCGTCGCCGGTGGTGTCGGTGACCACGACGCGCCCGAACGGGTCGGTGGTCAGCTGTGTCGCGCCTTCGCCGGCGCGCAGTGCGGGACCGAGATGGGCGTCGGCGAGGTCGAGTTCGGTGAGGGAGGTCTGCCGACGGTCGAGCGCCGCGACGGCGTCACCGGTGACGGCGAGGGCGTCGACGGAGGCGAGGCCCCCGATGGTGGTGGCCACCTCACCGGATCCGGGATCGACGACGAGCACGCGGCCGTTGTCGGTACCGACCGCCCAGCGGCCATCGGACAACACGGCCGCCGACGCGGCGTTGCCGTCGACCGGGACCTCGGTGATGGTGCCGTCGGCGACGTCGATGCGCAGCACGGCCCCGGACACGGGCGCGAGCACACTGCCCTCGGGTCCGGTCACCACGGTCGCGGCGGACGAGGGCAGGTCCACGAGGTGCGGTTCCGTCCCGGGACCGTCGAACGTCGTGTCGTCGAACAACGCGAGCCGTGCTCCGTCGTCGACGAGGGCGGCGAAGGTACCCGTGGACGGTTCGACGACCAGCGCGTCGACCTGCAGGTCGAGCGGACGGACGTCGCCGGCGGGGGACGGGCCGACCTCGGGGGCGGCCGCGGGGGCGGCGGGTTCGATGGTCTGCAGCACGTCCGGGGTGCTCTCCGACGAGCAGCCGGCCAGCACGACCATCGCGATCGCGCCCACCATCGTGACCGCTCGGATCCCCGCTCTGCCCATCGTTGCTCCT
This window contains:
- a CDS encoding saccharopine dehydrogenase family protein; this translates as MTVSRDLDIVVYGATGFVGRLTAAYLAENLPDGVAVGLAGRSRTKLEKLAADLGTDWRLIEANADDPASLAALAESTRVVITTVGPYAAYGLPLVQACAEAGTDYVDLTGEVLFHRESIDRFDDVARRTGARIVHSCGFDSVPSDLGVHVLYRAAEADGNLPLTDTTFVLRSFRGGVSGGTIDSLRQQLDAIRKDSTARKIAARPYSLSPAPAREPDLGRQNDFAFVDGKSVAPEVSGRLAPFVMASYNTRIVRRSNALRDWAYGRRFRYREVMSVGSSPFSPVLAGLVGLGTGALAAGLSFPPTRFVLDKLLPAPGEGPSEKTRENGHFTVDLYASTESGARYTARFSAQGDPGYKATAVMLAESALSLALGGAALHAGGGVLTPAVAFGDVLSERLRAAGFEISARRLG
- a CDS encoding DUF2784 domain-containing protein; protein product: MAFRVVADLTAFVHLLFVLYVAFGGFLAWRWPRTIVAHVAAVVWGAASVAVGFDCPLTAVENWARHEAGQEGLPPSGFIDHYLTGVIYPESALGAVRVLAALAVLVSWVVLWRRVRVTKVAPETYS
- a CDS encoding universal stress protein; the protein is MTVAVVHADTPEGRVALQAAVREAADRQQSLVVLHPLDEPDEVEGVRAQVSQVAGTDGWELLSAVHDGDPVGTTVELLARSGAERVVIGSRGRTATGKFLVERAVQRLITESSVPVLVIKAG
- a CDS encoding SDR family NAD(P)-dependent oxidoreductase, encoding MNPHSDTTAEPATDGFTRIDPDDLATCLRVLDQAAGLDAEHPDAITVQRAVGHMFKKFKRLRRNEARKQRVDADRQVLSATATASPTRIDDETAGLPLASATRGASAGTLLRPRHCYICKDKYTQVDAFYHQLCPTCAEENHAKRDARTDLRGRRALLTGGRAKIGMYIALRLLRDGAHTTVTTRFPNDAIRRFSAMEDSGDWLHRLRIVGIDLRDPAQVVALADDVAAQGPLDILINNAAQTVRRSPGAYSALAEAEADPLPAGPRPEVLTFGKPSDAHPAALAGSLPAELSAHSLTSLALVAGSATPERVAAGVAVDAGGLLPDLVHTNSWVQTVGEVEPLELLEVQLCNSVAPFILVNRLRPALAASPARRKYVVNVSAMEGQFGGRRYKGAGHPHTNMAKAALNMLTRTSAEEMLTDGILMTAVDTGWITDERPHHTKMRLAEEGFHAPLDLVDGAARVYDPIVQGEAGTDVYGCFLKDFRPAPW
- a CDS encoding PLDc N-terminal domain-containing protein, producing MSPSSPLSKKKFAELSRPQQVLVVLLAAVQLSLAVAAWADLARRPADKVNGSKLRWALTIAVNFFGPIRYFRKGRRD
- a CDS encoding DDE-type integrase/transposase/recombinase, with translation MARAQSVVLTDIVTELTEAGMSVTRGCALVGIARSSYYRRAHHYRHYRPVTDPIPQRQRQQPAALSPAEKATIVALILAEENADQSVCQIYWRSFDDGLVDCSEVTFYRVARAEKLTGDRRRSRTGGPSTPRCAPVVEAIDVGDLWSWDITTLKGPRTQDQFRLYLAIDVYSRFPVAWRIEYHEDKAKAVEMFTEAFTAFGAPGVLHADNGASMRSGLLLDALAAAGVVSSFSRPRVSDDNPFSESLFKTIKYDLTCPDRFDDIDHARRWTEDFMNRYALEHRHAGLGRYTPVSVFLGSAAEEHRRRQERLNRIHEKYPHRFRRRPAAPALPQPTGINTPDLSQTG
- a CDS encoding M20/M25/M40 family metallo-hydrolase, encoding MAIDTRAHQPSRAEEEVVDLVSRLIRFDTSNTGEPTTTRGERECAEWVASVLEEVGYETTYVESGAPGRGNVFARLPGSDPSRGALMLHGHLDVVPAEAADWSVHPFSGAVENGYVWGRGAVDMKDMVGMMIAVARYFKVEDIVPPRDLVFAFVADEEAGGKFGSQWLVEHRPELFEGVTEAVGEVGGFSLTVPRPDGTERRLYMVETAEKGMRWMRLTAMGVAGHGSFLHEDNAVTVLSRAVARLGSHTFPLVVNDSVAEFLSVVSEETGLDFDPASPDLEGTLAKLGSIARIVGATLRDTANPTMLDAGYKANVIPRTAHAVVDCRILPGRLAEFERTVDELIGPNVTREWITGLEPYETTFDGDLVDAMNAAILAHDPIGRTVPYMLSAGTDAKAFAKLGIRCFGFAPLQLPPDLDFAALFHGVDERVPVDALRFGTRVMEHFLMHA
- a CDS encoding YbhB/YbcL family Raf kinase inhibitor-like protein produces the protein MAFDYDPYKFLPELPTFEVTSADFAEGEEWKLPQASGAFGIPGGGDVSPQLSWSGFPAETKSFVVTVFDPDAPTASGFWHWAVANIPASVTELPAGAGSADSDALPEQAVTLRHDGGAHGFIGAAPPAGHGYHRYIVAVHALDVEVLEGVTPESSPAFLGFNVFGHAIARGLLTGTYEVR
- a CDS encoding quinone-dependent dihydroorotate dehydrogenase; translation: MYRYLLRLMFLLPPERAHHLAFLAMRWSTRFGPLRALVAKVLVTDDPILRNTVFGVQFPTPVGLAAGFDKDATGVDVWGPLGFGFAEIGTVTAQAQPGNPQPRLFRLPEDRAIVNRMGFNNHGAGEAANRLRQRRRTVPIGANIGKTKVVPAEQAAEDYTESARLLGPLADFVVVNVSSPNTPGLRDLQAVESLRPILAAVLDTVTVPVLVKIAPDLSDEDVDAVADLALELGLAGIVATNTTIRRDGLNTPQSRIEEIGAGGLSGAPVAERSLGVLRRLRARVGDRLTLVSVGGIETPEQAFERILAGASLVQGYTGFIYGGPFWARRINKGIARKLRAHGYRSIADAVGATAQV
- a CDS encoding DUF5703 family protein, whose protein sequence is MANERLGRLTRMPVGWDTSNDEYEYVPLKLPRDVSRVSASMRLAISAEFHGWELTRVRLYPDGSRRVLLRRRKTAHHVPEPTVGC